The Lysinibacillus irui sequence AAGTAAATGAAGGCTCTATTAAAATTGATGGCATTGATATCCGTGATTTTAAACTGCAATCGTTGCGTTCGCATATAGGGATTGTCCAACAGGATGTCTTTTTATTTGATGGCACTATTCGTGAAAACATTGCCTATGGTAATTTACATGCGAATGAAGAAGATATTTGGAATGCAGCACAACGAGCACAGCTTACCGATGTCATCCAAACTCTTCCTGAGGGAATGGATACATTGATTGGTGAGCGTGGTGTGAAACTATCAGGCGGGCAGAAGCAAAGATTATCGATCGCTCGTATGTTTTTGAAGAACCCCAAAATTTTAATATTAGATGAAGCAACATCAGCATTGGATACAGAGACTGAACAAGCTATCCAGCAAGCGTTAAATGAGCTAGCCATTGGACGTACTACATTAGTAATTGCCCATCGTTTAGCAACGATTAAAGATGCAGACAGAATTGTAGTTGTCTCGAAAAAGGGTATTGTTGAAGAAGGTACACATGAGCAATTAATGGAACGAAAAAATGCTTACTATGGCTTGTATACAGCTCAATTTGGTTTACAAATATAAGGGTGATAGTGCGCTCGAAAAAGAAAGGAAGTTAAAAATGGCAGTACTAGAAATAGATCGTGTTGCGATAGGTTATCCCTCAGCGCTCATCGTCAATGATTTAAGTGTGAAAATTCCTAAAGAACAAATCTCCACAATTATTGGTCCAAATGGTTGTGGTAAATCTACTTTATTAAAAGCTGTAGCCCGTGTACTTCGAACACAAAATGGAGCAATCTATTTAGATGGCAAAGCTATTCACCAATTAAAGACAAAAGAAGTAGCGAAAAGGATGGCTATTTTACCTCAAACGGCAACAGCACCAGGAGGGTTAACGGTTTTTGAGTTAGTATCATACGGTCGTTTTCCACACCAAGTAGGATTTAGGAATTTACACAAGGAAGACTATGAATATATCCATTGGGCAATTGATGCTACAGGGCTGAGAGAATATAGTGATCGACCCATTGAAGCATTGTCAGGTGGTCAGCGCCAAAGAGTATGGATTGCCATGGCATTGGCACAAGGCACAGATATTTTAGTACTAGATGAACCAACAACTTATTTAGATTTAGCACATCAGCTTGATATTTTATTGCTGCTTCAAAAGCTAAATAAAGAAGAACGACGAACAATTATCATGGTATTGCACGATTTGAATCATGCTTCCCGTTTCTCGCATTTTCTGATGGCCATGAGAGAGGGCAATTTAATCGTGAATGGCAGTCCAAAAGAAGTGATGACAAAAGAAAATTTACAAACCGTTTTCAATATCGACGCAGAAATGGCTGTTTGTCCATTTAGTAAAAATCCAATTTGCTTATCTTATCAGCTGCACGACATGAAGGTATAAAATTTGAGGAGGAAATAGAATGACTACGTCGACAGAAGTAGGGGAGCTCAACGAAATACAAAAGCTCCAGAAACGATCTCATCCGATCCGTGGAGCAGTAGCCTTAATTGTTGGAATAATTGGATTAATATTTACCTTCGTTTTATCGATTTCCTTTGGTGCTGCGGATATTTCATTGGGTACTATTTGGACGGCAGTTACCCAATATTCCCCTGGATTAACAACACATCAAGTTATTCATGATATTCGCTTACCTCGCGTACTTGGAGCTGCATTAGTGGGCGCGAGCTTTGCAGTAGCAGGGGCGATCATGCAAGGGATGACACGCAACCCGTTAGCAGACTCGGGATTACTAGGCTTAAATTCAGGAGCTGCCTTGATGCTAGCAATATGCTTTGCCTTTTTCCCTGGTCTACCTTATATGTATTTAATTTTATGGTCCTTTGTAGGAGCAGGTCTTGGCGTTCTCATTGTTTATGGAATTGGCTCACTGTCTAATGGTGGCTTAACACCAATGCGACTTGTTCTAGCTGGAGCTGCTGTCAGTACATTGCTTGGCGCACTAGGGGAAGGGATTGCTCTTTACTATCGCATTGGACAAAATCTAGCTTTTTGGTATGCGGGTGGGGTTTCGGGCACAAAATGGAGTCATCTACAGATTTTATCTCCATGGATACTTATCGCCATGATCGGTGCACTTACTCTATCACGTTCGATTACTGTGCTGAGCTTAGGCGAAGAAATTGCTGTTGGACTTGGGCAACGTACGGCTGCTGTAAAAGTATGGGGAATGATGATTGTTTTAATTTTAGCAGGAGCCGCAGTTTCTGTTTTAGGGGCAGTTGGTTTTGTAGGATTAATTATCCCTCATTTAACAAGATACATAGTAGGTCATGATTATCGTTGGATTATTTCCTGCTCAATCCTATATGGGGCATTGCTTGTAGTACTAGCTGATCTTATAGCACGTATGCTCAACCCACCATACGAAACACCTGTTGGCGCGCTTATTGCCTTTATCGGTGTACCTTTTTTCCTGTATTTAGCACGTAAGGGAGGAAAAGAACTATGAGTAATTGCTATTTAACACCAAGTCAAATTAAGTTAAAAAGAAAAAATATCTCCATTATGGTGATACTGATAGTTTTAATCTTCATTACCTTTATTATTAGTATGAATACTGGTGTCATTAAGCTAACACCTTTGGATATTTTGTGGACGCTTTTAGGACAAGGAGATGCACAACAACAAGTAATTTTATTTGAGTTCAGGCTACCTAGAATCGTCATTGCTGTATTCGTAGGGATGGGCTTAGCAATTTCAGGAGCTATTTTACAAGGTGTTTCAAAAAATGCTTTAGCAGATCCAGGGATACTAGGAATTAATGCTGGTGCAGGCCTGGCTGTCATGCTCTATGTATCATTTTTTCCTATTACAAAAGCAGCGCCTGTTTATTTACTACCAGTATTGGCTTTTATAGGGGCAGGTTTAACTGCGGTTATCATTTATACACTTTCTTATAGAAGGCATGAAGGTATTACACCGATGCGCTTAATTTTAACTGGGGTAGCAGTAGCGGCAGGGATTAGCTCTGCTATGATTGTGCTAACATTACGTCTGTCACCAGAAAATTATCAATTTGTAGCAACATGGCTAGCAGGGAGCATTTGGGGTTCAAATTGGCTATTTGTGTTTTCATTGTTACCTTGGCTAGTTATTTTATTGCCTTTTGTTTTTGTAAAAGCAACGGTATTAAATGTTTTGAATTTAGGTGAATTAACAGCTGTGGGGCTTGGGGCATCCATAGAAAAAGAGCGTCGTTGGTTGTTAGTAGCTGCTGTTGGCTTAGCAGGTGCTAGTGTTTCCGTAAGTGGAGGGATTGGTTTCGTAGGGCTGATCGCACCACATTTAGCTCGACAGCTTGTTGGAGCTAAGCATCAGTTTTTACTACCAACCGCAGCACTGTTAGGAGGCTTTCTAGTTTTAATGGCGGATACGGTTGGTCGTTCTATTTTTGAACCATCAGAAATTCCAACTGGGATTGTAGTAGCTGTTATAGGTGCGCCGTATTTCTTATATTTGTTGGCAAGATTGAAGGAATAATTATGATTACACAATATCGCTTCAAAGTACGAGATGAAAAATAGTGTTAGTAGACTGTGATTATCGAGAATCTCGAGAATAGGAACAACCAGAAGTGTTGTTTTTAATATTTTTTTCTTGAAAAGAATAATTCGACTATGCTATACTTCATAGGTATGTAACGTGTACATATATAGCTGATGTTTCGCTCATATTCGGGCTATGTAAGGTACAGTTCGATAATACTCTGTTCCAGATGGTTCAGGGCGAGAGGAGAAAACGAATATGAAACAAGGAATTCATCCAGACTACAAAGAAGCAACAGTAACTTGCTCTTGTGGGAACACTTTCAAAACTGGTTCAGTAAAAGAAAACATCGTTGTCGAGTTCTGCAACGAATGTCACCCATTCTATACTGGCCGTCAAAAATTCGCGTCTGCTGATGGTCGCGTGGATCGTTTCAACAAAAAATACGGTCTTAAAAACTAATGTTAGTTTAATACCTGCCAAGCATGCGCTTGGCAGGTATTTTTTTCAGAAAATAAACATGTTGATGCAAGTCTTTTCAAAATCCAGATTGAAATGAAGAAAGGGAGAAGACAAAATGGCACAGCTATATTTTAAACATGGTGCAATGAATAGTGGGAAATCGATAGAAATTCTAAAAGTTGCCCATAATTATGAAGAACAGCAGAAGCCTGTGATGATGTTTACTTCAGGTTTAGATACACGTGATGAGGTTGGCTTTGTTTCAAGTCGAGTAGGATTACGACAACAGGCCATTCCTGTATATGAGGATACAAACATTTTCGAACTAGTTAAAAATAATGTCGTCAAGCCATATTGTGTGCTTGTAGATGAAGTTCAATTTCTAAAAAAAGCCCATGTTTTACAACTAGCTAATATTGTGGATCAATTGGACATCCCTGTGATGGGCTTTGGATTAAAAAATGATTTTCAAAATGAGCTATTTGAAGGTAGCCAATACATGCTTACATATGCAGATAAAATTGAGGAAATGAAAACAATTTGCTGGTTCTGTCATAAAAAGGCGACAATGAATTTACGAGTAGATGAAAGCGGTAAGCCAGTCTACACAGGGGATCAAATTCAAATCGGTGGGAATGACTCGTATTATCCCGTTTGCCGAAAATGTCACGCACATCCATCACTATAAAGCATGTGACAACGCTAAGAAAAAGTAGCATACATGCGAAAATTTCCTTATACTAAGTAGTGGAAATAAGAAATGTAAATTAGCCATTACGCCTAAGCGTCATTTTGATTGTAGCTGCTTCTCCTTAAAGAAGGAGCATCTTAAAAAACTAAATAGAGGTGAAATCCATGTTTGATCGATTACAAGCAGTGGAAGATCGCTATGAAAGGCTAACAGAGCTTTTGAGCGATCCGGATATTGTTAATGACAGTAAGAAATTACGTGAATATTCTAAAGAACAATCAGATATCCAAGAAACAGTGGATACTTATCGTGAATATAAAAGTGTTAAAGAGCAGTTAGTGGATACACGTGAAATGTTAGATAGCGAAAAAGATCCTGATATGCATGAAATGGTGAAGGAAGAATTTAACCTATTAAAAGCACAGCAGGAAGAGCTAGAAGAACGTTTACGTATTTTATTAATTCCAAAAGATCCGAATGATAATAAGAACGTTATTATGGAAATTCGTGGTGCAGCTGGTGGTGACGAAGCTAATATCTTTGCGGGTGATTTGTTCCGTATGTATTCTCGCTATGCAGAAACACAAGGCTGGAAAATTGATATTATGGAAGCTACACCGAACCCAATGGGCGGCTATAAAGAAGTAATCTTTATGATAAACGGACAAGGAGCCTATTCAAAATTCAAATTTGAAAATGGTGCCCACCGTGTACAACGCGTCCCTGCTACAGAGTCACAAGGTCGTATTCATACATCGACAGCAACAGTAGCGTGCTTACCTGAAGTTGAAGAAGTAGATGTTGAGATCCATGAAAAAGATATTCGTGTAGATACATTTGCGTCTTCAGGTGCAGGTGGTCAATCCGTAAATACAACGATGTCTGCTGTTCGTATGACCCATTTACCAACAGGTGTGGTAGTTTCAATGCAGGATGAACGTTCACAAATTAAAAACCGTGAGAAAGCGATGAAAATTCTACGTGCCCGCGTTGCAGATATGTATATGCAAGAGGCGCAAAAGGAAATTGATGCTACACGTAAATCTGCTGTTGGCTCAGGTGACCGCTCTGAGCGAATCCGCACATACAATTATCCACAAAACCGTGTAACAGACCACCGTATCGGTTTAACGATTCAAAAGCTTGATCAAATCGTTGAAGGTAGACTAGACGAAATTATCGATGCACTTATTTTAGAAGAGCAAGCATCGAAGTTAGAGCGATTAAATGATGACCTATAAAAATGTGATGGAGGCCCTTGAGTGGGCTTCTTCTTTTTTAGTGGATAACGGTCGTGAGCAAACAGCAGCGCGTATTGTCATGCAACATGTACTGGGTACTAGTTATTCAGAGGTCATGTTACATTTACAGGAAGAATTAACAGCGGAGCAGCAAGAGACATTTAAAGCACTTCTAGAAGAACATGTGAGTGGGCGTCCAGTTCAATATTGTGTTGGTAGTGAGGAATTTTATGGTCGTTCCTTTTTAGTTGATGAATCGGTCCTAATTCCTCGCCCTGAAACAGAGGAATTAGTACTCGGAACAATCAATCGCTTGCCAAAACTTTTTCAACATCAAACATTGAAGCTAGCTGATATCGGTACGGGCAGTGGAGCCATTGCCATTTCAATGAAGCTAGAATGTCCAGAGTTAACGGTTATTGCCACAGATTTATCAGAGGATGCATTAGCTACCGCACAAAAAAATGCCCAGCGCTTAGATGCGGATATTGATTTCAGATTGGGCGATTTAACCGCTCCGCTTGCAGGAGAGAAATTTGATATTGTTTTATCCAATCCACCGTATATCGCCTTTGATGAAGCGCAGGAAATGTCGAGTGTTGTGCTTGAGCATGAGCCGCATAGTGCGCTATTTGCGGAGGAAGACGGTCTTATTTTATATAGAAAATTAGCTGAACAATTACCCTTTTATATGAATAGCCCAGCATTAATAGGTTTAGAAATTGGTTATACACAAGGAGAAAAAGTAGCTAAATTCTTTCAAGATAGTTTTCCACAGGCTACAGTTTCAATAGAAAAAGATATTAATGGTAAACCTCGAATGATTTTTTGTGAGATTCATGTATAAAGTTTCTTGAACTTGCCAACAATGTTGAGCAAGGAGGGATTTTTATGTTAAACGAATACAAGATTATTAGATTACCTAAACAAAATATCTTTCTAGCTTTTGCTAGATTAGTAGTAGTGGCGATTGCTTTGCAACTATGTATTTTATATATTCCATCATTAGTAGGCTTTGCAAAGGAAGCTATGAATGATGAGCAAGAAAAGGATTTTCGTATACGCATTATTGCAAACAGTAATACGACACAAGATCAGCGAGAGAAAGAGCAGCTTGCGGAAGATTTAAAGCCTTACTTTATGCAAGTTGCCACTGCTGGATTTGCAGGGAATGAGCAAATTCTTTCTTTAAAACAACAAATTGAAACAGAATTGAATGAAAATTATCCACAGATGGATACACAGGTTGTAGTTGGGGATAACTTATTTCCACCGAAAAGACAAGGTGCTGTTCTATATCCACAGAATGTGTATCATTCCATTGTCGTTAAGATTGGTGATGCGCGTGGGGATAACTGGTGGTGCAGCATCTTCCCATCCATTTGTGAGCCAGAAAAAGAAGAAGTAAAAGTGGAAGAGTCCGAAGAAAAAGAGCAAGTAACATTCTTTATATGGGAATGGATTAAAGGACTTTTTGAATGAATTGTGCACAAATTCAGATAACTTATACACATTTTTTAATAAGTTATAAACAATTTGTGGATAATTCAGTAAAAAACAATAATTGAAGGTAGGTTGTAATCATGGAAACTGTTTGCAAGGTTGTGGACAGTAATGTGAATAGTCAGATTAATTATACACAAGCTGTGGATATCTTAAATGCAGGAGAAGTAGTAGCATTTCCGACAGAAACGGTTTATGGCCTAGGAGCAGTTGCGACAAATGATCTGGCAGTTAAAAAAATATTTGAAGCGAAAGGACGCCCTTCAGATAATCCTTTGATTGTGCATGTTGGTACAAAAGAAGAAGTAGAGATTTATATCGAGCATATTTCAGAAGTAGCTAAACAATGCATGGATTTATTTTGGCCTGGACCGTTAACGCTTGTGATGCCAGCGAAGCCCAACGTCTTAGCTAAAAGTGTCACAGCTGGATTATCAACAGTCGGCATTCGAATGCCTGATCATCCAGTAGCGCTTGCTTTATTACAACAACTTAAAAAACCTCTTGCAGCGCCAAGTGCTAATCGTAGTGGTAAACCAAGTCCTACAGAAGCAGTCCATGTTTTAGATGATTTGGGAGGGTACATACCTTATATTTTAGATGGAGGCTCTACAGGCATAGGTTTTGAATCTACTGTGCTAGATGTTACACATGAGCCACCAGTCATTTTACGTCCAGGTGGCATTACAAAGGAAATGCTTGAGGCTAAGATTGGTCCTGTTATTCAACCGAACAAAGTTGAGCAGAAGTTAGACACAACTCCTAAGGCACCAGGAATGAAATATACACATTATGCACCGAATGCTCCTGTCTATTTAATAGACTGCCAATTGGAGAAAGTTAGGGAAGCGGTTAAGCAACTGCAGCACGAAGGCCATGCCGTAGCTCTACTTGCACCAGCTAATTTTGAAAATAGTGAGGCTGATTTTTACTTCTCTATTGGAGAAATGGGTAGTAAACAAGAAATGGGAGCCGCATTATACAATGCACTAAGAGCATGTGATAAAACAACCGCTACCATTATATTAGCAACAACAACCTCAACAGAAGGCGTAGGAGCAGCCATTATGAATCGACTGGAAAAAGCCTCTGGAGGTAAATGGTATTCATCTAAATAACAATGACTCAATTATGTTAGCGACAAAAGACATTGAAAATTTCATGTGTTTTGTCCTTTTTTTGTTCATATAAGAAATTCTATAAGAGGCAATTATGATAATAATGTATTTGCTAGCATAAAATGATAAAATATTAGGGAGCGAAGGAGTGCGTTCTTGCAGGGAATTCTTGCAGGTATATTAACGTCTGTTGATGTGATTGGTCTATATGTTTTGCTGCCAAATGTTAGGTATCGCTTATTTTTATCACTATGGACGGCTGCATTGCATATGCTTTTTCCATTATTAGGATTTGAATTAGGGAGTTATTTAGTACGTTTTCTTTTAGAATGGGGTCAATGGATTTCAAGTATTTTATTATTTTGTATTGGTATGCATTTACTATTATTCTCTCATCGAGATGAAAAAGTAACGATTTCTCCAGTACTTTTAGCTGTGACTGCAAGCCTAGATACCTTTTCAGTTAGTGTTTCTTTTGGTATGCTTAACTTAGAAAAAACAATTTTTATCATGAGTGCAGGGTTAAGTGCTCTAATTTGTGCTTATGGGTCATTAGTCATTGCACGTAGAAGCCAAGTCTTTTTTGGTAATAAAATTCAAATAGTTGCTGGGATTATATTCATCATCATGGGTATTCTAGCTATTCAACAATAGATCAAACTGGAGAGTGATAAGTGTGAAAATATTATTTGTTTGTACAGGCAATACTTGTCGCAGTCCAATGGCCGAAGTCATTTTAAAACATAAACAAGTAGACAATGTAGAAGTACGATCAGCAGGTATTTATGCAATGCCAAATGCACACATGTCAGCACATGCGCAACAAGTACTAAATGAAGCCCAAATGTCACATCAACATTTAGCAACTCAATTATCATTTGCTGAAATAGAGTGGGCTGACTTGATTTTGACAATGACGTCTGCTCATAAAGACACCGTCATTTCTAATTATCCAGGATCCGAATATAAAGTGTATACATTGAAAGAGTATACAAATGAAGGTAGTCTCGAAAATGTAGTAGATCCTTATGGGGGCAATAAAGCAATATATGAAGCAACATTTGCAGAATTAAAGGAATTGATTGATCAACTAATTAAAAAAATAGAAAAGAATTGAGGGGCCCTATGAAAAAACAATTTGGTTTACGACTTAAATTAGTGTTGTTTGTTAGTGTTCTTGCATTAATTACCTACAGTGTCAGTTTTATATTCATTGAGTTTTTACAACCGACTTTTTTCCCTGAAACTAATGGAAAATTGTTTCAAGTGATTACTTACACATTAGGTATTATATGGTCAGGTATATTGGCTGCTATTTTTAGTGTGATTTTAATCAAACCTTTACAGCAGCTTGAGCATTCTGCAACTCTTGTGGCAGAAGGGAAAATTGGACAGGATGTGCAAATGCCTAGAACAAATGATGAAATTCGATCAGTAGCAGAGGCCTTCCAACTAATGGTGTTAAATTTACGTCAAATGGTGGAAAGTATTGATCATAACTTCCAACAAACAAATCAGTCCATTATTCAACTCTCTGATGAGGCAGGAGTGGCGACAAAAAAGGCAGAAGGTATTGCCTCTACAGTGAAGCATATTTCTGCTGGTGCAGAAGCATCTGCAACAGCGGTACAAGATACTGCTGAAGCAATTGAGGATGTACGAGCACTTGCGACTGAAGTAAATAGTAGAGCAGAGGCATCCGCATCGCAATCAAAAGAGATCCTACATAATTTAACGACAACAACAAAAGCCATCGAAACACTAGTAAATAGTATCCAGCAAATTGCAACGGGTAATAATGAAGCATTAAAAAGCATTCATGCATTAGAAGAAAATGCTGGCCAAGTAGAACGCATTATTAGCTTAGTCGGAGACATTGCGGCACAAACAAATTTATTAGCATTAAACGCCTCAATCGAAGCAGCACGTGCAGGAGAGCATGGAAAGGGCTTTGCGGTAGTAGCGGAAGAAGTACGTGGTTTAGCTGATGAAAGTGCGAAAGCAGTCCAAGGCATTACAGCTTTAATCCAGTCCATGCAGCAGAATGTAGAAGTAGTTGTTAAACAAATGAACGAACAAGTGGCTTTTGCAACAAAGGAAGCTGATCGTGTTTCTGAAACAACGACAGCAGTAGAAGGAATGGCATCTAATGTCCATGAAATGGCGACAGCAATTGTTGAGATTTCTACTTTAATTGAACAGCAAATGCATAATATTGAAACGACAGCACGACAATCACAGGAAGTCGCAGCCATAGCAGAAGAAACATCAGCGGGAGCACAAGAAGTTCGAAGTGCTGCTGAAGAGCAAGCCCATGCAATTGAACAGGTTGAACATCTTGCGCAAAGTTTAAAAAAGCAATCAGAAGCATTGCATAAAATGATTCAACAATTTGATAGACAAGCATAGTCCTATGGGCTATACATAATTGCGATGAAAATCGGATTATGTATAGTCTTTTTTTCTTCCCTTTTGTCAGTAGTAAACTTCTATCTAAAAGTCGCCTTTATGTCCACTGCAAGTAAAAAGCTGAAAAAACTTTAGTAGATGGAATATTACAACAAAAGACTGTTATCCGAACTTATTAACACGATATTCACATTATCCACAGAAAAATAGGTTTAAAAGTGAATGTTTTTATGTTAATATACAATAAACGTTCGTCTTTCGTGGGAAATCAACGTAAAAATACAAGAAAAATCATGTTATTATTCGAAAAGAAGTGGTACACTAAGGTTGACTATAATTCGAAAAGAGGGAACCCAGTGAGAATAGCAATTTCTTCTGATCACGGAGGCAATAACTTACGTCGTGAGATTATGCAGCTATTAGATGAACTTCAAATTAGCTACGAAGATTTTGGTCCACAATCTGCGGATTCAGTAGACTATCCAGATTACGCAAAACCAGTTTCAGAGGGTGTTGCTAATGGAGAATTTGATAAAGGAATTTTAATTTGTGGTACAGGAATTGGTATGTCCATTGCTGCAAATAAAGTGAAAGGCATTCGTTGTGCATTAGTGCATGATGTATTTAGTGCCAAGGCAACACGTTGCCATAATGATTCAAATATTTTAGCGATGGGTGAACGCGTCATTGGTCCGGGCCTTGCAAGAGAAATTGCACAAACTTGGCTAGAGACAGATTTCGAAGGTGGCCGTCATGCACGCCGCATTGAAAAAATTACAGAACTAGAGCAATAAAGATTTATTATTCCGTGAATGGCATTCGGAAAGGATGTCATTCATGGCATGATTTTAATGAATATAGATGAAGGAGCTGAGCTTAATGGTTGTAAAACAAATACGAACGCATTTGACTCAGTTACTCAGTGAATTTGAAGAGCAAGTCACTTTACGACCCCATACAATTTTTGTCGTAGGATGCTCTACATCTGAAGTGATTGGTCAGAAAATTGGCACAGCGGGTGCGTTGGAAATAGCTGAAGCCATTTACGAGCCGTTACAAGAATTTGCATCAAAACACCAGCTATATTTAGCATTCCAAGGTTGTGAACATATTAACCGTGCTATTACGATGGAGGCATCAGCAGCTGAAAAGTTTGGCTATGATCCAGTAGCGGTAGTCCCAATACGCACGGCAGGTGGGTCAATGTCCGCTTATGCCTACACAAGATTTGCAAGCCCTGTGGTTGTGGAAACAGTCCAGGCACATGCTGGTATTGATATTGGACAAACATTAATTGGTATGCATTTAAAAGCGGTAGCTGTTCCAGTTCGAACATCAGTAAAAATGGTGGGCGAAGCAGTTGTCACAATTGCTACAACACGTCCGAAGCTAATTGGCGGAGAACGTGCAGTATATAAATAATTACCACTTTTATCTGTGGTATAGATAAACGATACTTTAGGAGGCTTTTTCTAACATGGCATATGAAAAATTAGCAGTACAAGACAAAGCAGTATTAGATGGAATTCTTGCAGAGAAAAAACGTCAACAAGCAAATATTGAATTGATTGCATCAGAAAACTTTGTATCAGAAGCAGTTATGGAAGCACAAGGCTCTGTACTGACAAATAAATACGCTGAAGGCTATCCGGGTAAACGTTACTATGGTGGATGTGAACATGTAGACGTTGTAGAAGATATCGCGCGTGACCGTGTGAAAGAAATCTTTGGTGCGGAATATGCAAACGTCCAACCTCACTCAGGTGCGCAAGCAAATATGGCTGTGTACCACACAATTTTAGAACCAGGTGACACGGTTCTTGGTATGAACCTTTCTCATGGTGGTCACTTAACACACGGATCACCAGTAAACTTCTCTGGTATTCTATACAATTTTGTGGAATACGGTGTAACAAAAGATACGCAAGTAATTGATTATGAAGATGTACGTCAAAAGGCATTAGAACATAAGCCAAAACTTATTGTTGCAGGTGCTTCAGCTTATCCACGTGAAATCGATTTCTCTAAATTCCGTGAAATAGCAGACGAAGTAGGCGCATATTTCATGGTTGATATGGCGCACATTGCTGGTCTAGTTGCGGCTGGCGAACACCAATCACCAGTGCCATATGCTGATTTTGTT is a genomic window containing:
- a CDS encoding manganese efflux pump MntP, with amino-acid sequence MQGILAGILTSVDVIGLYVLLPNVRYRLFLSLWTAALHMLFPLLGFELGSYLVRFLLEWGQWISSILLFCIGMHLLLFSHRDEKVTISPVLLAVTASLDTFSVSVSFGMLNLEKTIFIMSAGLSALICAYGSLVIARRSQVFFGNKIQIVAGIIFIIMGILAIQQ
- a CDS encoding low molecular weight protein arginine phosphatase, which gives rise to MKILFVCTGNTCRSPMAEVILKHKQVDNVEVRSAGIYAMPNAHMSAHAQQVLNEAQMSHQHLATQLSFAEIEWADLILTMTSAHKDTVISNYPGSEYKVYTLKEYTNEGSLENVVDPYGGNKAIYEATFAELKELIDQLIKKIEKN
- a CDS encoding methyl-accepting chemotaxis protein, with amino-acid sequence MKKQFGLRLKLVLFVSVLALITYSVSFIFIEFLQPTFFPETNGKLFQVITYTLGIIWSGILAAIFSVILIKPLQQLEHSATLVAEGKIGQDVQMPRTNDEIRSVAEAFQLMVLNLRQMVESIDHNFQQTNQSIIQLSDEAGVATKKAEGIASTVKHISAGAEASATAVQDTAEAIEDVRALATEVNSRAEASASQSKEILHNLTTTTKAIETLVNSIQQIATGNNEALKSIHALEENAGQVERIISLVGDIAAQTNLLALNASIEAARAGEHGKGFAVVAEEVRGLADESAKAVQGITALIQSMQQNVEVVVKQMNEQVAFATKEADRVSETTTAVEGMASNVHEMATAIVEISTLIEQQMHNIETTARQSQEVAAIAEETSAGAQEVRSAAEEQAHAIEQVEHLAQSLKKQSEALHKMIQQFDRQA
- the rpiB gene encoding ribose 5-phosphate isomerase B; amino-acid sequence: MRIAISSDHGGNNLRREIMQLLDELQISYEDFGPQSADSVDYPDYAKPVSEGVANGEFDKGILICGTGIGMSIAANKVKGIRCALVHDVFSAKATRCHNDSNILAMGERVIGPGLAREIAQTWLETDFEGGRHARRIEKITELEQ
- a CDS encoding TIGR01440 family protein; translated protein: MVVKQIRTHLTQLLSEFEEQVTLRPHTIFVVGCSTSEVIGQKIGTAGALEIAEAIYEPLQEFASKHQLYLAFQGCEHINRAITMEASAAEKFGYDPVAVVPIRTAGGSMSAYAYTRFASPVVVETVQAHAGIDIGQTLIGMHLKAVAVPVRTSVKMVGEAVVTIATTRPKLIGGERAVYK
- the glyA gene encoding serine hydroxymethyltransferase, which translates into the protein MAYEKLAVQDKAVLDGILAEKKRQQANIELIASENFVSEAVMEAQGSVLTNKYAEGYPGKRYYGGCEHVDVVEDIARDRVKEIFGAEYANVQPHSGAQANMAVYHTILEPGDTVLGMNLSHGGHLTHGSPVNFSGILYNFVEYGVTKDTQVIDYEDVRQKALEHKPKLIVAGASAYPREIDFSKFREIADEVGAYFMVDMAHIAGLVAAGEHQSPVPYADFVTSTTHKTLRGPRGGLILASKEWEQKLNKSVFPGIQGGPLMHVIAAKAVAFGEALQPEFKDYAKQIKANAKALAEVLIAEGVEIVSGGTDNHLLLLNVKSLGLTGKVAEHALDEVGITTNKNTIPYDTESPFVTSGIRIGTPAVTSRGFKEEDMKEVGEIIAAVLKNPEDEAVKAEAKERVKALTDKHPLYA